TGTTATTAATCTGTTTCAGCAATGACACGTCCTTAGATTCATCGTCAACCGCAGTTAACAAATACATGACATTGGAAGAGCGCTGATTATAGGTAAAGTTTGCTTTTATCGCTGTTTCTACTTCATTATTTCTTGGTAGGCGAGTTTGTCCACTTCTCGAAAGCATAGTGTATTTTAGCACTTCAATATATACTGCATCGTTCTGTTCGACACTCGATAATATATTTCTATGCAATCCCGCAAAATAGTTATCTAGACTTGCTGTCGATAGGTTAACGACGATACGCCGCGAAAAGTAGACACGTAGCACATCAAATATCTCAGCAATTTCATCATCAGACAAATGTCCATCTTGCCAATATTTCATAACTGATACAACATACGGGAAGAACGCCTCAATCCTCAGATAACGCATAATGAACGCTGCCGAGTTCAGTTTGGTAAATTCATTATTGTCATCTGTGCCAAACTTCAAAAAGCGATAGTATTTTAGTATTCTCAAAATCTCACCATAAAATGTGTCAAGCGATTCATACGACTGATCATCAGAAATATTATTAGAAAAAGCTTTTTTAAACTCTGGATACACCTTATCAGTATTTACGACCGATTGGTTTTTAGCAATCAAATAAACACGGAAGAAGTCGGTAATATCATCACGCTGCGGATCGGTTAAGTATGTTTCAATATGCTGCCAATAGTTAGTCAAAACATAATCTTGTTTTTCTGAGGTGTGCAACATCAATGAAAAATTCCGAATTTTATCGCCATCTGTCAATGGCTTGCCAGTTGAGTTAATACTTTCAAAAACTTTTTGTGGATTATCGTCATCTTTATCTAGCACGATTGTGACAATTTCAAAATCATCAAGCGTGTTAATGTACTGTTCTAAATGATCACGATCTCTAAAATATTCATAAAATTGAAGATAGGACTTGTATAAATTACTTTTCTTTTCATACTCGGTCAATTCCGCCTGGCTAAATATTTTCTCAAATATTTTATTGTCAGTAGTTACCGCCCGCAGTTTGATACGGTTTTCCTCTGATCCATATTGTTTTGCATATCTATTGTATAAATACTCGTCCTTGATTTGCTCGGCTACCAGTCTAAGCTTTTCAGGTGACTCTAACGCCAAATGGTAAATTGCGGTAATCATCAGCAAAACTGTCGTTGCACGCTGCTGACCGTCGATAATGATGCTTCGGTCACCATCGTTGATATACACGATACTGCCGAAATAATGCTTTTTATCTCCACGCTTCACCTCTTCAAGGTCGTCTAAAAACATTTGGACATTATCGGCTGTCCAAGAATAAGGGCGTTGAAAATTAGGTATCTCAAAGAATTTGTTTGGCGTATATAAGAATAATTTAATGTTAGTTTGCAGCGCTTTCATATATCTAATTATACTACTTCATTGCTACCTCTTTAGGCGGTGTGTTTACTAAACTTTCACTGACTGCCGGCCGCGCACCACGCACATCGCCACTACAAACATGCCAACCAGCCGCGATACCAACGACGTATCATCCGCGCTTGATTGAGCCATTGACGCAGACTCTTCTTCTGGATTGAGCCGACTGTCGTCCGGCCATAGGCCAGGGGATTGACGGCTTTTTACGACCAAAACATTATCGCTCACGGTACTCGTTTCGCTATTATAACCGTAGCTGTCAACCGCCAAATCATTCTGCTCGTCCAGTTCAGATTCTACCGCCTCAGATACCTCATTAGCAGCAAGTTCTTCTTGCTCTTCAAGTAAATCAATAGTTGGCTCTACGTCGCTGGTATCCGTAATTATAGCTTCAACTTCATCATCCACACGCGGTAAATCGCTCTTTTCCGATACTTCCATAACTATACTGTCATGCTCCTCGCGAGGCATGATGCGCTCCTCTGAAATTTCCATTGTTGGCTCGTCCAGCTCGACATCAGGTATTGGTTCAGTAGCCGGCGAGACAGGAATAGCTATCTGCTCTACCGTCTCATAATCATTGGTGATTTCAGGAACTGACGATGTCTTGAAGTTGTCCGATTGCCCCACGGAGTCCATATCAACACCAATCTCGTCGTCTACGGAGAGTTTCAAATCACCATATTCTTCACGCACTATAATAGTTTCCATCGGCGCAACCGTCACCGCTTCAGCCGAAGATACTTCCGGCTCTACTGCTGGCGACTGTTGTTCGACAAAAAACACCGTATCCTCCTCGGCCCAAACTTCGTCATCCTCGTCATAATCGCACTCTACCGCCGCATGGTTATGATCAAGTTGTTCGACCAGGGAAGTCTGCACCTCATAAATCCTTTGGTCTACTACCAATTCCTCGCTCAATTCTGGCGGCAGATCAATTTGACTTTTACCCTCGCTAACCGCAACGGCAGCAGCTGGCAAGGTTACATTCACCGCTTCTAGTTCTATCGTCTCGTCAGCCTCGTGCGTTGCCTCTATAACCTCATGCGTCGTAGGCATATTAATAACATCATCCGGGCGTGTCGGGCCGTGATCAGCTGTAGGCTCCTCACTTGCAGAAAGCAAGTCCTCGCCATATTCAACAACATCTTGAGTTGATAATGACACAATCGCCGACTGATCAGGCTGCTCTTTCGCTGAAATTGATGCGGTCGCATTAACCACCTCTTTAGTAGATACCTCGCTTGTTTCGTATTCCGCCGACACGTTAACGGCGTCCTCTTGCGCCTGAGACGGCGGCATATTAGTT
The window above is part of the Candidatus Saccharibacteria bacterium oral taxon 488 genome. Proteins encoded here:
- a CDS encoding DUF262 domain-containing protein; amino-acid sequence: MKALQTNIKLFLYTPNKFFEIPNFQRPYSWTADNVQMFLDDLEEVKRGDKKHYFGSIVYINDGDRSIIIDGQQRATTVLLMITAIYHLALESPEKLRLVAEQIKDEYLYNRYAKQYGSEENRIKLRAVTTDNKIFEKIFSQAELTEYEKKSNLYKSYLQFYEYFRDRDHLEQYINTLDDFEIVTIVLDKDDDNPQKVFESINSTGKPLTDGDKIRNFSLMLHTSEKQDYVLTNYWQHIETYLTDPQRDDITDFFRVYLIAKNQSVVNTDKVYPEFKKAFSNNISDDQSYESLDTFYGEILRILKYYRFLKFGTDDNNEFTKLNSAAFIMRYLRIEAFFPYVVSVMKYWQDGHLSDDEIAEIFDVLRVYFSRRIVVNLSTASLDNYFAGLHRNILSSVEQNDAVYIEVLKYTMLSRSGQTRLPRNNEVETAIKANFTYNQRSSNVMYLLTAVDDESKDVSLLKQINNKELQLTIEHIMPQTMTNAWRDELGDRADEIHGTYLHGLANLTLTGYNSEYSNKSFREKRNMPDGFADSPLKINKTVAKYDTWNEAAILERQRWWIDKIIKIWPLPTSTFEPPILDTKVNIFDDVDFKGTMVKMFYIGDDSYPVTSWSQILGVYCEYLYDENPDFIDQIMNSEKTKNWISNDSKRFFNSVKIHDTGLVVDVATNTNQKIRLMRELAEMFNVDKISINVELTRPIEQ